In Lolium rigidum isolate FL_2022 chromosome 7, APGP_CSIRO_Lrig_0.1, whole genome shotgun sequence, the DNA window TGATAGGTCCTGCTGAGGATTTGTGTTCGTGCATTTGTGTGAACTAATTTGGATAGCCAAATGTTTTTCTTTTGCACGGATAAAATTGGCAGTCTCCTTAAATTCTCGAGGCTGACAGCATTGCTACTGATTTAAGATTTTCTGAATGCAGGAACCTTATCTGTTAATGAAGGATTATAAGCAGTATTTTATAGTATCACACAATGCATAAGCTACTCAAGGGGACATAATAATCAGTAAGGTTAATGGATTATGAAACGAAACTGCGTACAGTCCGTGCATGTGGTAGAACCCGTTGTGGTGATGAAACAAATGCCCTTCTACCACGTAacataccatggtatgtggtggtttaTTATAGTGCATGTCATCATTCATAAGTAGGATCTTCATGTTAATTACACCAAGTATATTGTCTTCCACTTCCTTTAGCTCGATACTTCATATTATATGATTAACAGACTTCTTATTGAATCATTTTAATCATGTGCAACTGTTCTGAACCAGGGGAATAAACCGTCCACATATCAAATCCCATAAGGAATATCTAAGTGGCTTTCCATGATGACAGGGGAGGGGTCTCAGAGTCCTTCCAGGTGTTGGGGTGAATGTTGAGGTAGCGATCACCGTGCACAACATCCATGGCGGCAAATGACTCGAGCTCAGCCATCTCCTCGGGCGTGAGCTTCACAGACAAAGCACCCACGTTCTGGTTGAAATTCTGAATTTTTGTGGTGCCAGGAATGGGGCACACATCGTGTCCCTGGTGGTGAACCCAGGCCAGCGCGAGCTGCGAGGGCGTGCATCCTTTCCTGGCAGCCATCTCACTCACATGCTCAAATATGGCGGCATTCTTCTCCATGTTCTCAGGTTGGAATCGTGGTAGGTACTGGCAATGCATCGAGATATTTGTTAGAAAAGAAGTAAGCTAGCTAGCGGCATGTAGGGTGATCATGGGTAGAGCTCTTCATTCACCTTGCGAAAATCGTTGTCTGTTAATGTGTCCACCAGTTTAGGTCCAGTGGATAGGAACCCTCTACCCAGTGGACTGTATGCCACAATTCCAATGCCAAGTTCTCTGAGAAGGAAAATAATTAAGAAGTTGTTCGTAGAATTACACACagcaggaggaacagtttgatatGTTGTGAAATTACTCTTGGAAAAAAAATGGGGACAAGGTTTGGTAgatattgtgttgtgcaggttccacgttggcgccggaatctctggtgttgcgccgcactacatcccgccgccatcaaccttcaacgtgcttcttggctcctcctggttcgataaaccttggtttctttctgagggaaaacttgctgctgtgcgcatcataccttcctcttggggttgcccaacgaacgtgtgaaatacacgccatcacccacttttcgggcttttgttgcttcactgcaaactgtatctgttcctaaggattggaaggcagccaggttggacccgagatggtgcaatgctatgatggaagagttagaggccttgaagaaaaataaaacatgggagttaacagatctccctaaaggaaagaatacagtaggctgtaagtggatctattctgtaaaacaaaatgcagaaggaaaaatggagagatataaggcaagacttgtggcaagaggatatagtcagacttatggcattgactatgatgagacatttgcaccagtggcaaaaatgagcactgtcagaattttgatctcttgtgcagcaaatttcggatggcccttgcatcaacttgatgtcaaaaatgcatttctgcatggtgatcttcaagaggaggtgtatatggagatgccaccaggatttgtcagacctgaaactaaagggaaggtatgtagactgaagaaatctctatatggtctcaaacaatctccacgggcctggtttgacaggttcagacaagtggtgtgtggcatgggttatggtcaatgcaatggagacCATACCTTATTTTACAGACATTCGGAGCGAGAAAATCACTATCCTTgctgtgtatgttgatgatattatcatcacgggagatgatgttgtggaaatcgcaaaactgaaaggatgcttgagtcgggcctttgaggtgaaagatttgggaaaacttagatacttccttggaatagaagttgcaagatcgtcaaaagggatatcactatctcaaagaaagtatacattggatctcttagatgatatgggcatgCTGGGGTGCCGAGTGGCTTCAACACCTATTGACCAGAACACTAAAATCACAGCAGAGTCTGTAgaacccataaacaaggagaaatatcaaagacttgttgggagactaatatacttatgccacacgagaccagatatatcatttgcagtaagtgtagtgagtcgctatatgcatgatccgagggatggacacctggaagcagctcaaagaatcttgagatacttgaagggcactccgggaaaaggagtgttgtttaaaagtaatggatacctaaatgtagatggatattgtgatgcggattgggctagctgcttagatgatcgaagatccacctcagggtattgtgtttttgttggaggaaatttggtgtcatggagaagtaagaaacaatccgTTGTCTCGAAATCAACAGCCGAAGCTGAGTACGAGCTATGTCACGGGGCCTAggtgaaatgttgtgggtacgaaaccttctaagagagctgaaaattttaaggcaaggaagcttgaaagtgtggtgtgataatatgtaCTGCCATAAACATAGCAAATAACCCCGTCCAACGATGAGCGAACTAAACATGTGGAGATAGAcagattctttattaaagaaaagattgatgCAGGGATTATCTCAT includes these proteins:
- the LOC124672202 gene encoding probable aldo-keto reductase 3, which codes for MIISSTYTARIVIFSLRIELGIGIVAYSPLGRGFLSTGPKLVDTLTDNDFRKYLPRFQPENMEKNAAIFEHVSEMAARKGCTPSQLALAWVHHQGHDVCPIPGTTKIQNFNQNVGALSVKLTPEEMAELESFAAMDVVHGDRYLNIHPNTWKDSETPPLSSWKAT